A single Mesomycoplasma ovipneumoniae DNA region contains:
- the rpoE gene encoding DNA-directed RNA polymerase subunit delta yields MKTIISIAINFLKNRESAHFSDIFLEVQVALMSKWENQLPNLSTDKILTLKRGELYKLLTIDGSFVALGNNYWALRSDILI; encoded by the coding sequence ATGAAAACTATAATTTCAATAGCAATAAATTTTCTAAAAAACCGAGAATCTGCTCATTTTAGCGACATTTTTCTTGAAGTTCAGGTGGCCTTGATGTCAAAATGAGAAAATCAATTACCTAATTTATCCACAGATAAAATTTTAACTTTAAAAAGAGGCGAGCTCTATAAATTATTAACAATTGACGGTAGTTTTGTTGCTTTGGGCAATAATTACTGAGCCCTTAGAAGTGATATTTTAATTTAA
- the fba gene encoding class II fructose-1,6-bisphosphate aldolase, which translates to MNLQNTKAMLEKARKNKYAIPHININNLEWTKAALLGAQAKKSPLIIATSEGALKYMGGLKTVYNLVTNLIEFLEITVPVALHLDHGSFETCKKALETGFTSVMYDGSREEFSKNLELTREIVELANSKNATVEAEVGQIGGEEDGIVGNGEIADVDQAYEISKTGITCLAAGIGNIHGVYPSSWKSLDFDVLDKISEKTQLPLVLHGGSGLPKDQIQKAIKLGIAKINVNTELQQANAAAVTDFVVSGKIKEGKNFDPRKLLAPGTKAIQELVEAKIVEFGSENQA; encoded by the coding sequence ATGAATCTACAAAATACAAAAGCAATGTTGGAAAAAGCTCGTAAAAACAAATACGCAATTCCACATATTAACATAAATAATCTTGAATGAACAAAAGCTGCGCTTCTTGGCGCGCAAGCCAAAAAATCTCCTTTAATAATCGCGACCTCAGAAGGTGCTCTAAAATATATGGGAGGTCTAAAAACCGTTTATAATTTAGTGACAAATTTAATTGAATTTTTAGAAATAACAGTACCTGTTGCGCTTCATTTGGATCACGGAAGTTTTGAAACTTGCAAAAAAGCTCTTGAAACAGGATTTACTTCAGTTATGTATGATGGTTCAAGAGAAGAATTTTCAAAAAATTTAGAGCTAACAAGAGAAATTGTTGAGCTTGCAAATTCAAAAAATGCAACAGTTGAAGCTGAAGTTGGCCAAATTGGTGGCGAAGAAGACGGAATTGTCGGAAATGGTGAAATTGCTGACGTTGATCAAGCATATGAAATTTCCAAAACTGGAATTACCTGCCTGGCTGCCGGAATTGGTAACATTCACGGTGTTTATCCGTCTAGTTGAAAATCTCTAGACTTTGATGTTTTAGACAAAATTTCTGAAAAAACTCAACTTCCACTAGTTTTACACGGTGGTAGTGGTCTTCCGAAAGATCAAATTCAAAAAGCAATTAAACTAGGAATTGCAAAAATTAATGTAAACACTGAACTTCAACAGGCCAATGCTGCTGCTGTAACAGATTTTGTTGTTTCTGGAAAAATTAAAGAAGGCAAAAATTTTGACCCTCGAAAATTATTAGCCCCAGGAACAAAAGCGATCCAAGAACTTGTTGAGGCTAAAATTGTCGAATTTGGTTCAGAAAATCAAGCATAA
- a CDS encoding RluA family pseudouridine synthase has protein sequence MIEFSVSENQVGQKLIQLVKKLLLNFNYNEIQKLFRNKKIKVNNKVESQKYLLALGDRVLIFNSKKEVENQKKLPKIKANLKIIYQDSNVLIVEKPKDLQVHGGDSNLDLAVWNYLKIEKTDVFMPSHVGRLDKKTSGIILYGLNYKSVVELNKKQKFFEKIYTFESKIKLKKTIKTDLFIRKNDLNKKMEVCKNQVGCQLISTTFFSKNNRNFAILHTGKKHQIRATLSHLGFPIFGDEKYNGEPKNRLFLHSFSLKFNNLDGFLSYLNGKKFVSKPEWWKP, from the coding sequence ATGATAGAATTTAGCGTATCTGAAAATCAAGTAGGCCAAAAACTTATTCAATTAGTTAAAAAATTGCTTTTGAATTTCAATTATAACGAAATTCAAAAGCTTTTTCGTAATAAAAAAATTAAGGTCAATAATAAGGTTGAATCACAAAAATATTTGCTGGCTTTAGGTGACAGAGTTTTGATTTTTAACTCTAAAAAAGAAGTTGAAAATCAAAAAAAGTTACCTAAAATAAAGGCAAATTTAAAAATAATTTATCAAGATTCAAATGTTTTGATTGTTGAAAAACCTAAGGATTTACAAGTTCATGGTGGTGACAGCAATCTTGATTTGGCCGTTTGAAATTATTTAAAAATAGAAAAAACCGACGTTTTTATGCCTTCGCATGTTGGGCGTCTTGATAAAAAAACATCTGGAATTATTTTATACGGACTTAATTATAAAAGTGTTGTTGAACTTAATAAAAAGCAGAAATTTTTTGAGAAAATTTATACCTTTGAGTCAAAAATAAAGCTAAAAAAAACTATAAAAACCGATCTTTTTATAAGGAAAAACGACCTTAATAAAAAAATGGAAGTCTGCAAAAATCAAGTAGGATGCCAGCTTATTTCTACGACATTTTTTTCTAAAAACAACAGAAATTTTGCGATTTTACATACTGGCAAAAAACATCAAATCCGAGCAACTTTATCACACCTGGGCTTCCCGATTTTTGGTGATGAAAAATACAACGGCGAGCCAAAAAATCGCTTATTTTTGCATTCATTTTCTTTAAAATTCAATAATTTAGACGGCTTTTTATCTTATTTAAACGGGAAAAAATTTGTCTCAAAACCAGAATGATGAAAACCATAG
- a CDS encoding glutamyl-tRNA amidotransferase: MDREKIIKLAKSLYFVPSEKVIETVLQEKDQMLERINFLHTFDTKDVPSLEKINSFPKGIEILFDDEPNFSDFRSQLFTNSVHADQNEIITKKVIDD, from the coding sequence ATGGATAGAGAAAAAATAATCAAACTTGCAAAATCGCTTTATTTTGTTCCTAGTGAAAAAGTAATTGAGACCGTTTTACAAGAAAAAGACCAAATGCTAGAACGAATTAATTTTTTGCATACTTTTGATACAAAAGACGTTCCTAGCTTGGAAAAAATCAACTCTTTTCCAAAAGGAATTGAAATTTTATTCGATGATGAGCCAAATTTTTCTGATTTTAGATCTCAACTTTTTACAAATTCAGTCCATGCGGATCAAAATGAAATTATAACCAAAAAGGTGATAGATGACTAA
- a CDS encoding amidase family protein — MTKFELNIDQATEKLKKDENNAVFSFFELKNQKKGILSGMFFSIKSNFATIEGVSHGSSNSLINFRPGYNSTVFQKLIDQGAQSLIKVYNDELGLGGKGLFSFFGKILNPLDKTKLVGGSSSGSAATIDSVHFAIGSDTGDSIRRPASFVGKVGFKPSYGAVSRHGLFAYATSLDTVAWLTHNVSDSILVSQTVFGQDENDLTSVEVQVQKVEKTKPKKALFLNFDDEIEPYVKEKLYKLQHILQSEGVLVENVTPDLNLLKTILPVYEIISYSEATSNLSAINGLTFGNTDKNLKWEDIFLKTRTDGFGFMLQKRLIWGSFFLEQKNQEHFFIKAKKIRTLIKNYYESFLNQFDIVLFPAFYGVAPDVFGKNSEKSDQITNFILAISNLVGNPSITIPLGKHKNLPFNLAIDSKINSDASLLGFSLYIEEKIGDINVE, encoded by the coding sequence ATGACTAAATTTGAACTAAATATAGACCAAGCGACTGAAAAATTAAAAAAAGATGAAAATAATGCTGTTTTTTCTTTTTTTGAACTAAAAAATCAAAAAAAGGGAATATTGTCAGGCATGTTTTTTAGCATAAAATCAAATTTTGCCACCATTGAAGGAGTCTCACATGGTTCATCAAATTCGCTTATTAATTTTAGACCTGGATATAATTCAACAGTTTTTCAAAAATTAATTGATCAAGGAGCCCAATCATTAATTAAAGTTTATAACGACGAATTAGGTCTAGGTGGGAAAGGTCTTTTTTCTTTTTTTGGTAAAATTTTAAATCCACTTGACAAAACCAAGTTAGTTGGCGGCTCATCATCAGGAAGTGCAGCAACAATTGACTCTGTCCATTTTGCAATCGGCTCAGACACCGGTGATTCAATTAGAAGACCTGCTAGTTTTGTCGGAAAAGTCGGTTTTAAGCCTTCATATGGTGCCGTTTCTCGTCATGGTTTGTTTGCTTATGCAACTTCTCTTGACACAGTCGCTTGACTTACTCATAATGTTAGTGATTCGATTTTGGTTTCTCAAACAGTTTTTGGTCAAGATGAAAATGATTTAACTTCTGTTGAAGTACAAGTCCAAAAAGTTGAAAAAACTAAGCCAAAAAAAGCTTTATTCTTAAATTTTGATGACGAAATTGAACCTTATGTTAAAGAAAAACTCTATAAATTACAGCATATTTTACAATCTGAGGGTGTTTTAGTTGAGAATGTAACACCAGATTTAAATTTGCTAAAAACAATTTTACCAGTTTATGAAATTATTTCTTACTCAGAAGCTACTTCAAATCTGTCGGCAATAAACGGTTTAACTTTTGGAAATACGGACAAAAATCTAAAATGAGAAGATATTTTCCTAAAAACAAGGACAGACGGATTTGGCTTTATGCTTCAAAAAAGACTAATTTGAGGATCTTTTTTCCTTGAGCAAAAAAATCAAGAACACTTTTTCATTAAGGCAAAAAAAATTAGAACCCTAATCAAAAATTATTATGAATCATTTTTGAATCAGTTTGATATAGTGCTTTTCCCTGCTTTTTATGGCGTTGCGCCTGATGTTTTTGGAAAAAACAGCGAAAAAAGTGACCAAATTACCAATTTTATACTTGCAATTTCTAATTTAGTCGGCAATCCTTCGATAACAATCCCATTAGGAAAACACAAAAATTTACCTTTTAATCTAGCCATTGACTCAAAAATTAACTCTGATGCAAGTTTATTAGGTTTCTCACTTTATATTGAAGAAAAAATAGGTGACATTAATGTTGAATAA
- the gatB gene encoding Asp-tRNA(Asn)/Glu-tRNA(Gln) amidotransferase subunit GatB, whose translation MLNNKYLVTIGVEIHLELNTKAKMFSNSPNSSGQPNKFFNLFDLGYLGTLPKINKKAVEKAIILAKSLKMEIPSVLAFDRKNYFYPDLPKGFQITQQFYPIGKNGSIKVGDFTVLIERIHLEEDTAKQIHKENQTFFDYNRCGVPLIEIVTYPMLDSAEKAAQYVDEIRKLALFLGISDAKLENGSLRADINISVREKNQEFFNPKVEIKNINSISNIQKAAQLEIEEQINTYEKGQKVSQVTKKFNDKLIKNQTLRTKTDAIDYKYFPEPNLPYIELTKEFIDSIQVPLSPLEIQKNLEKHGVSTFYINQILNNFEFWTFLKNSNPENWSQSVKLFFAEIVPIINKDGFDQLFIDSDFFGNSVKKLLENQITNSDFRQIIEIKNNKPNLELESIIKTILDKKLSDDEIKSLLAELVSQEIDQIEQNKNNKEKLFKILIGKLIKKTKGNADPKKVNLILTEWLKNL comes from the coding sequence ATGTTGAATAATAAATATTTAGTAACTATTGGGGTTGAAATTCACTTAGAACTTAATACAAAGGCAAAAATGTTCTCAAATTCGCCAAATTCAAGTGGTCAACCTAATAAATTTTTTAATCTTTTTGACTTAGGTTATCTTGGAACATTGCCAAAAATAAATAAAAAAGCTGTCGAAAAAGCAATAATTTTAGCTAAATCCTTAAAAATGGAAATTCCGTCAGTATTAGCTTTTGACCGGAAAAATTATTTTTACCCTGATTTGCCAAAAGGTTTTCAAATTACCCAGCAATTTTATCCAATTGGAAAAAATGGTTCAATAAAAGTTGGCGATTTTACTGTTTTGATTGAAAGAATTCACCTTGAAGAAGACACGGCAAAGCAAATTCATAAAGAAAATCAGACATTTTTTGACTATAATCGCTGTGGCGTTCCTTTGATTGAAATAGTGACTTATCCGATGCTAGATTCGGCCGAAAAAGCTGCTCAATATGTTGATGAAATCAGAAAATTAGCTTTATTTTTAGGCATTTCTGATGCAAAATTAGAAAATGGTTCACTTCGTGCTGACATAAACATTTCGGTTCGCGAAAAGAATCAAGAATTTTTTAACCCAAAAGTTGAAATTAAAAACATAAATTCAATTTCTAACATCCAAAAAGCTGCTCAACTTGAAATTGAAGAGCAAATTAATACTTACGAAAAAGGTCAAAAAGTTTCTCAAGTCACTAAAAAATTTAACGACAAACTAATAAAAAATCAAACATTACGAACCAAAACTGATGCCATAGATTATAAATATTTTCCTGAGCCAAATTTACCTTATATCGAACTGACAAAAGAATTTATTGACTCTATCCAAGTCCCGCTTAGTCCTTTAGAAATCCAAAAAAACCTTGAAAAACACGGTGTTTCTACATTTTATATTAATCAAATTTTAAATAATTTTGAATTTTGAACTTTCTTAAAAAATTCAAATCCAGAAAATTGATCCCAAAGTGTAAAATTATTTTTTGCTGAAATAGTTCCAATTATTAACAAAGACGGCTTTGACCAGCTTTTTATTGACTCTGATTTTTTTGGAAATTCGGTCAAAAAACTATTAGAAAATCAAATAACTAATAGTGATTTTCGTCAAATAATTGAAATAAAGAACAACAAACCTAACCTAGAACTTGAGAGCATTATAAAAACAATTTTGGACAAAAAATTATCTGATGACGAGATTAAAAGTCTTTTGGCTGAACTTGTTAGTCAGGAAATTGACCAAATTGAGCAAAATAAAAACAATAAAGAAAAATTATTTAAAATTCTAATAGGTAAATTAATCAAAAAAACAAAAGGTAATGCTGATCCTAAAAAAGTAAATTTGATTTTGACTGAGTGGCTAAAAAATCTTTAA
- a CDS encoding P97 family adhesin codes for MHEKNKNSLILALTAVGGVAIFATTIGLVTRIRYTGENPRAELENLVSRIQNVAFKSDVFDDSTTYSQIKAQLFDNSGKLLAGTDLNKFISFYTQVNSKLRKFEPTFAPNKPFLEFVDLIPNDNDQSFELRFRAKHQIDNNHTAFSTIISKKVSFAQRSQFALAEFNSNLEKITKSFKENIQNLRRTGFSSSFSSPNLIDQKIASLTRVEDFAIDVNKAGTQLEAVEKISQYFPDFQKIINELNFDQNNSFPFKQGTIYNFSLEKHPGTNNFISVDSNSVPSFLVKAELTDDAKFELKNFNIEDAQLLEKIDLVPQPSSGSESSQDANNEGKTDESGEKQAKKATYFADLDDILSKISLKKLNFLDFKVASGQIAQTSTNVAASSASSLTSEQLPQLQQVNSVQLFQEQGQTQQDGQQQTQSNGGTQNGEQAQGQDGAQTQGTEGGQPQAESPEQTPAPETKTESFEQFVDKLTVNSTTSIEFLEKINKDLYKSNQDQSKSVVKAIEDNLLINPISLDFGEFSPYFAQKKVSGVDFQLDINRAKATSNTLEIPVNINLYSSFFGDKNPKLLRSKKDTFEIKYFKDNAKTTGTTGATYQLDKNRQDFYFINSLPEQTSSTTTSSTQPKIHEEKIVTAASFISKTELEKLIENDNQKSEELKQILSNQFQYGYDFNPHESMLKSWTGNQKFPKLHDFFDFQSDDQTGSKFGIKSLKSSEFFKNEHDVAAFYAYLLSMEPTEILEYLFEIAKSANLINPNEQINVNDVKQGNIFRTAEGIKFKPESNIMGLDFNGHVKTFDKRGWISNLFLPKTIAEKFKNNRDDDKIFEELNKISPAKIQQDSSTSTGTAEDIYKEIRENNKKINESNNNSGSATGILTQVSAVGGQAQESAKPVEELVKTFYSTKTEKLTNLKDLLLAFYVKAKELNNFRAWAKVSSDLDYQIVFEKQTGAANYSTGTDIPTGSEGYNLTYYYKIFNKETKVEEYQSPKTALKILVSTTDQKQSEEKKTLNKAVLSIPPSYSLIQYEKTEFEKIAAQTSGDQTSKKGFEDTKEFKEIQEIVKKHDPNLVLSVKSETKDIFHPETTKIVLLEVTKKVQSETDSTENTAQNSEKSQLNFQIRIQKLPETPKPEPSEMTNSSGSEATTTTNSTTETSSTTSGTTSSTTTTTTSSS; via the coding sequence ATGCACGAAAAAAACAAAAATTCATTAATATTAGCACTCACCGCTGTTGGTGGTGTTGCTATTTTCGCGACAACGATAGGACTTGTGACTCGAATTCGTTATACAGGAGAAAATCCACGAGCTGAGTTAGAAAATTTAGTTTCTCGAATCCAAAATGTTGCCTTTAAATCCGATGTCTTTGATGATTCTACCACATATAGTCAAATAAAAGCACAACTTTTTGATAACAGTGGAAAATTATTAGCTGGCACAGATTTAAATAAATTTATATCTTTTTACACACAGGTTAACTCCAAATTACGCAAATTTGAGCCAACTTTTGCACCAAATAAACCATTTTTAGAATTTGTTGACTTAATTCCAAACGATAATGATCAAAGTTTTGAGCTTCGTTTCCGCGCAAAACACCAAATTGATAATAATCACACTGCATTTTCAACAATTATTTCTAAAAAAGTTTCATTTGCACAACGTTCACAATTTGCTCTTGCCGAATTTAATTCCAATTTAGAAAAAATTACTAAAAGCTTCAAAGAAAACATCCAAAATTTAAGAAGAACAGGATTTAGCTCTAGTTTTTCAAGTCCAAATTTAATTGATCAAAAAATTGCATCCTTAACCCGAGTTGAGGATTTTGCCATTGATGTTAATAAAGCTGGAACTCAACTTGAGGCAGTTGAAAAAATATCCCAATATTTCCCTGATTTTCAAAAAATAATTAACGAGTTAAATTTTGATCAAAATAATTCTTTCCCTTTTAAACAAGGAACAATTTACAATTTTAGTTTAGAAAAACATCCTGGAACAAATAATTTTATTTCAGTTGATTCAAACTCTGTTCCAAGTTTTTTAGTTAAAGCTGAATTGACTGATGATGCAAAATTTGAGCTTAAAAATTTCAATATTGAGGACGCTCAATTGCTTGAAAAAATTGATTTAGTTCCACAACCTAGTTCAGGTTCTGAGTCAAGTCAAGATGCAAATAATGAAGGAAAAACCGACGAATCTGGCGAAAAACAAGCAAAAAAAGCAACTTATTTTGCTGATTTAGATGATATTTTATCTAAAATTTCACTCAAAAAATTAAATTTTCTTGATTTTAAAGTTGCTTCAGGGCAAATTGCACAAACCTCTACAAATGTTGCAGCTAGTTCAGCTTCTTCATTAACTTCTGAGCAATTACCACAACTTCAGCAAGTAAATTCAGTTCAATTATTCCAAGAGCAAGGCCAAACACAACAAGATGGACAACAACAAACACAAAGCAATGGTGGAACACAAAACGGAGAGCAAGCCCAAGGACAAGATGGAGCCCAAACACAAGGAACTGAAGGAGGACAACCTCAAGCCGAATCGCCAGAACAAACTCCTGCTCCTGAAACAAAAACCGAAAGTTTTGAACAATTTGTTGACAAACTTACCGTTAATTCGACTACTTCGATAGAATTTTTAGAAAAAATAAATAAAGATCTTTATAAATCAAACCAAGATCAATCTAAATCTGTTGTAAAAGCGATCGAAGATAATCTTTTAATAAATCCAATTTCTCTTGATTTTGGCGAATTTTCTCCATATTTTGCACAAAAAAAAGTATCAGGAGTTGATTTTCAGCTTGATATTAATCGTGCAAAAGCAACCTCAAATACTCTTGAAATTCCGGTAAATATTAACCTTTATTCAAGTTTTTTTGGTGATAAAAATCCTAAACTATTAAGATCAAAAAAAGACACTTTTGAAATAAAATATTTCAAAGATAATGCTAAAACAACTGGAACAACTGGCGCAACTTATCAACTTGACAAAAATCGTCAAGATTTTTACTTTATTAATTCTTTACCAGAACAAACTTCTTCTACAACTACTTCGTCAACTCAACCTAAAATTCATGAAGAAAAAATTGTAACTGCCGCTTCATTTATTTCCAAAACTGAGTTAGAAAAATTAATTGAAAATGATAATCAAAAATCTGAAGAATTAAAACAAATTTTATCAAATCAGTTCCAGTATGGATATGATTTTAATCCTCATGAATCAATGCTAAAATCATGAACAGGAAATCAAAAATTCCCTAAATTACATGATTTTTTTGATTTTCAATCTGATGATCAAACAGGCTCAAAATTTGGAATCAAATCTTTAAAATCTAGCGAATTTTTCAAAAACGAGCATGATGTTGCTGCTTTTTATGCTTATTTATTAAGCATGGAGCCAACTGAAATTTTAGAATATCTTTTTGAAATTGCAAAATCAGCAAATTTAATCAATCCTAATGAACAAATAAATGTAAATGACGTTAAACAGGGTAACATTTTTAGAACCGCAGAAGGTATAAAATTCAAGCCTGAGTCTAACATTATGGGTCTAGATTTTAACGGTCATGTTAAAACTTTTGACAAAAGAGGTTGAATTTCTAACTTATTTTTACCAAAAACTATTGCTGAGAAATTCAAAAATAACCGCGATGATGACAAAATTTTTGAAGAACTCAACAAAATAAGTCCAGCAAAAATTCAACAAGATTCTTCAACAAGCACAGGCACAGCCGAAGATATTTACAAAGAAATTCGCGAAAATAATAAGAAAATTAATGAAAGTAATAACAATTCAGGTTCTGCAACAGGAATTTTAACACAAGTTTCAGCTGTCGGCGGTCAAGCTCAAGAATCTGCAAAACCTGTTGAAGAATTAGTAAAAACTTTTTACTCAACAAAAACAGAAAAACTGACTAATTTAAAGGATTTATTACTTGCATTTTATGTTAAAGCTAAGGAACTTAATAATTTTAGAGCTTGAGCAAAAGTTAGTTCGGATTTAGATTATCAAATTGTTTTTGAAAAACAAACTGGTGCAGCAAATTATTCAACAGGAACCGATATTCCAACCGGATCTGAAGGTTACAATCTTACTTATTATTACAAAATTTTTAATAAAGAAACAAAAGTTGAAGAATATCAAAGTCCTAAAACAGCTTTAAAAATATTAGTTTCTACAACAGATCAAAAACAATCTGAAGAAAAAAAGACCCTAAATAAGGCAGTTTTAAGTATTCCACCTTCTTATTCTTTGATTCAATACGAAAAAACTGAATTTGAAAAAATAGCTGCCCAAACTAGTGGGGATCAAACTTCAAAAAAAGGTTTTGAAGATACAAAAGAATTTAAAGAAATTCAAGAAATTGTTAAAAAGCACGATCCAAATTTAGTTCTTAGTGTTAAATCTGAAACAAAAGATATTTTCCATCCCGAAACAACAAAAATAGTTCTCCTCGAAGTTACCAAAAAAGTTCAAAGTGAAACTGATTCTACTGAAAACACAGCCCAAAATAGTGAAAAATCTCAACTTAATTTCCAAATTAGAATTCAAAAACTACCAGAAACACCCAAACCAGAACCTTCAGAAATGACTAATTCAAGCGGTTCAGAAGCAACAACCACAACAAACTCAACGACCGAAACAAGTTCAACAACTTCAGGAACAACAAGTTCAACAACCACAACGACAACATCATCAAGCTAA